Proteins from a single region of Anthonomus grandis grandis chromosome 18, icAntGran1.3, whole genome shotgun sequence:
- the LOC126746836 gene encoding uncharacterized protein LOC126746836, which produces MEILARTLLILTFVGRELALPQFHNLNQNPGLLPLKLGNAQNTADYWSFVQIFDVSDIIQETKYLEQTFIKLKESIHKFFDNNSFLNSYNLVNSLSAKVNLQIEQLNPLFNNRNKRGLINGLGSIIKTITGNLAQEDAEKYDKAILEISNNQNSQKTFIKEQITISKKSVEHFESISKNLSHNQRILENRVKKLELVVKQMNLNNTNTYSFFLSEILVSQVINAYQNIYDILDNIEIAITFSKLNIFHSSIIDPKELLNEIKLIGPNLSKTKLPFAATLENILLFEKIVEIKGYTKENKIFFIIEVPIVELENYVLYHLYPLPVPLNSIYQIIIPQSQYLILNEHSYVLFNAKCQEVATEIYLCKENSPLSVSEDPPCEVQMMLYSKHPSNCRAIQTEIKSLKIQKLEQEKWIIVSPQKTVAVQQCGHNKENIPIQGTLVLELNPSCTIQIQDYQIRSFHDTNTHFHNIELPKLTLDLNVRPNAIDLQPFELNSLNFDELKNIQTMMDIQAKKMEETSQGPVHITNVSVWTIILYILMTTVAAFLLLRKTRKLIQAKRKHLNQTTTTTSDDEETLQNPSHIVI; this is translated from the exons ATGGAAATTTTGGCAAGAACCTTACT AATCCTCACCTTCGTTGGAAGAGAACTAGCCCTTCCCCAATTCCATAACCTCAACCAGAACCCTGGACTACTACCACTTAAACTCGGCAATGCCCAAAACACAGCAGACTATTGgtcttttgtacaaatttttgacGTAAGTGACATAATCCAAGAAACCAAATACCTAGAACAgacttttataaaactaaaagaatcaattcataaattctttgaCAATAACTCCTTTTTAAACTCTTATAATCTAGTCAATTCGTTAAGTGCTAAAGTAAACTTACAAATTGAACAACTAAATCCCTTATTTAACAACCGAAACAAACGTGGACTTATTAACGGCTTAGGTTCCATTATAAAAACCATAACTGGTAATCTCGCACAAGAAGATgctgaaaaatatgacaaagcTATTTTGGAAATCTCTAATAACCAAAATTcgcaaaaaacttttataaaagagcaaataactatatctaaaaaatctgtCGAACATTTCGAAAGCATAAGCAAAAATTTGTCACATAATCAAcgtattttagaaaatcgtgtaaaaaaactagaattggtggttaaacaaatgaatttgaataatacaaatacatactctttctttttaagtgaaatacttGTCTCTCAAGTGATAAATGCgtatcaaaatatatacgaTATCTTGGATAACATCGAAATAGCGATAACATTctcgaaattaaatatatttcacagCTCTATAATCGACCCAAAAGAacttctaaatgaaataaaattaattggccCTAACTTAAGTAAAACTAAGTTACCATTTGCGGCAACTTTAGAGAACATTTTACTATTCGAAAAAATTGTCGAAATTAAGGGTTatacaaaggaaaacaaaatattctttataatagagGTACCTATAGTTGAACTTGAAAATTATGTACTATATCACCTCTACCCTTTGCCCGTACCCTTAAATTCCATTTACCAAATAATTATCCCTCAAAGTCAATACCTTATCCTAAATGAACACTCATATGTACTGTTCAATGCCAAATGTCAAGAGGTAGCTACAGAAATCTACCTTTGCAAAGAAAACAGCCCTCTGAGCGTATCCGAGGATCCGCCATGTGAAGTACAAATGATGTTGTATTCAAAACATCCCTCAAATTGTCGAGCCATTCAAACCGAGATCAAGTCtttgaaaatccagaagctGGAACAAGAAAAATGGATAATTGTTTCACCCCAAAAAACCGTAGCTGTCCAACAATGTGgccataataaagaaaatatcccAATCCAAGGCACCCTTGTCCTTGAGTTAAACCCTAGCTGCACCATACAAATTCAGGACTACCAGATTAGAAGTTTCCACGATACAAACACCCATTTTCACAACATTGAATTACCCAAGCTGACCTTAGACTTAAATGTTCGCCCTAATGCTATTGATTTACAGCCCTTTGAACTCAATAGCTTAAACTTCGATGAACTTAAGAACATTCAAACCATGATGGACATCCAAGCCAAGAAAATGGAAGAAACCAGCCAAGGACCTGTCCATATAACAAATGTTAGCGTATGGACCATCATCTTGTATATCCTGATGACTACTGTAGCCGCCTTCCTGTTGCTGAGAAAGACAAGAAAATTAATCCAGGCCAAAAGAAAACATCTCAACCAAACCACCACCACGACCAGTGACGACGAAGAAACCCTACAGAATCCGAGCCATATTGTCATATAA